The bacterium genome has a segment encoding these proteins:
- a CDS encoding alpha-ketoacid dehydrogenase subunit beta: protein MPELTYRDALKGTLIEEMDRDPRVLLLGEDIGVYGGTFLVTDGLLARYGRKRVIDTPISELGFIGCGIGMAMLGLRPVIEVMTWNFSLVGADQIIQNAAKIRYFSGGQVGVPMVIRGPNGTGVQLSAQHSQALESLYGYFPGLLVASPATPADARGLLRAAIRGSDPVIFLESASLYGVRGEVPAGDHLVPFGCAAKVREGRDATLVTHGRMLHLTLAAATQLAADGVECDVIDLRTLRPLDMATVADSVRGTHRAVVVEEQGAMFGVAAEVVTGIYERCFDDLDAPVVRVSGADVPMPYARNLEVLAQPNETKIVEAVRRTVA from the coding sequence ATGCCCGAGCTGACCTACCGCGACGCGTTGAAAGGCACCCTGATCGAGGAGATGGATCGGGATCCCCGGGTGCTGCTCCTCGGCGAGGACATCGGAGTGTACGGCGGCACGTTCCTCGTGACGGACGGCCTGCTCGCGCGGTACGGGCGAAAGCGGGTGATCGACACGCCGATCTCGGAGCTCGGCTTCATCGGCTGCGGCATCGGGATGGCGATGCTGGGCCTGCGCCCCGTGATCGAGGTGATGACCTGGAACTTCTCGCTCGTCGGCGCGGACCAGATCATCCAGAACGCGGCGAAGATTCGATACTTCTCGGGCGGCCAGGTCGGCGTGCCGATGGTGATCCGCGGCCCGAACGGGACGGGCGTACAGCTCTCGGCCCAGCACTCCCAGGCCCTGGAGTCGTTGTACGGGTATTTCCCGGGGCTCCTGGTCGCCTCGCCCGCCACGCCTGCCGACGCGCGGGGCCTGCTGCGGGCCGCGATCCGCGGGAGCGACCCGGTGATTTTCCTCGAGAGCGCCTCGCTGTACGGCGTGCGCGGCGAGGTGCCGGCCGGCGACCATCTGGTGCCGTTCGGCTGCGCGGCGAAGGTGCGCGAAGGGCGCGACGCGACGCTGGTCACCCACGGGCGGATGCTGCACCTAACCTTGGCCGCGGCCACGCAGCTCGCCGCGGACGGCGTGGAGTGCGACGTGATCGACCTACGCACGCTGCGTCCCCTGGATATGGCGACGGTCGCCGACAGCGTGCGGGGGACCCATCGCGCCGTGGTCGTGGAGGAGCAGGGCGCGATGTTCGGGGTGGCGGCGGAGGTCGTGACCGGCATCTACGAGCGTTGCTTCGACGATCTCGACGCCCCGGTTGTCCGCGTATCGGGCGCGGACGTCCCGATGCCGTACGCCCGGAATCTCGAGGTGCTCGCGCAACCGAACGAAACGAAGATCGTGGAGGCGGTCCGGCGCACGGTCGCCTAG